The following coding sequences are from one Saprospiraceae bacterium window:
- a CDS encoding DUF4440 domain-containing protein encodes MAALNQSLLFQSHLKVNFCWSLIFLSFACIWTGCNSNQHVKSFSLDEVKSFIGRQNTQYNERFSASIPEALQSRYTTDACIFPPGQPRICGIPGITSFFYSNGENRGMKIQFDQIKIQGNEFQITEEGEYKMYGKLGQLLDIGKFLTLWKKEGETWKIYREIWNTSEEKQVPNTSSN; translated from the coding sequence ATGGCGGCATTAAATCAATCATTATTATTCCAATCTCACTTGAAAGTAAACTTTTGTTGGTCGTTGATATTTTTAAGCTTTGCATGTATTTGGACAGGATGTAATTCCAATCAACATGTGAAGTCGTTTTCACTGGATGAAGTCAAGTCGTTTATCGGACGACAAAATACACAATACAACGAGAGATTTTCGGCATCCATTCCTGAAGCATTACAATCCAGATATACTACTGATGCGTGTATTTTTCCTCCCGGACAGCCACGTATTTGTGGGATACCGGGAATTACGAGTTTCTTTTATTCCAATGGGGAAAATCGTGGTATGAAGATCCAATTTGACCAAATTAAAATCCAGGGCAACGAATTTCAGATCACAGAAGAAGGTGAGTACAAAATGTATGGTAAGCTGGGACAACTTTTGGACATTGGCAAGTTTCTTACTTTATGGAAAAAAGAAGGCGAAACTTGGAAAATTTACCGTGAAATTTGGAATACAAGCGAAGAAAAACAAGTTCCAAATACATCGTCGAATTAA
- a CDS encoding glycosyltransferase family 2 protein, whose amino-acid sequence MPELSIVIIAKNEVENLRRLLPELRTVSSDILVVDSGSTDGTADLVKNLMIGLVETAWLGYGSTKNLGNQKAKNDWILSLDSDEIPDKRMISELITITKSKHELSADTIFLLKRNLYYCKRKLNFGGVGDEWRPRIFNRRHAFWDDKLVHEELTALGPSSYKKLPGNLKHYSFGSRLEHRIKMDRYAQFSAREMYQKNKKANFLKLYLNPTFQFLKNYIIKFGFLDGVAGLTFAYENARYVYLKYNYLKDLEKN is encoded by the coding sequence ATGCCTGAATTGAGTATAGTCATAATTGCAAAAAACGAAGTCGAAAATCTCCGCAGATTACTCCCTGAACTCAGGACTGTGTCGTCCGACATTCTGGTGGTTGACAGTGGCAGCACAGATGGCACTGCTGATCTTGTTAAAAACTTGATGATAGGGCTCGTTGAGACAGCTTGGCTAGGCTACGGCTCCACTAAAAACCTCGGCAATCAAAAAGCTAAAAATGATTGGATATTGAGTCTGGACTCAGACGAAATCCCTGATAAAAGAATGATTTCTGAACTTATTACGATTACTAAATCTAAGCATGAGCTTTCTGCTGATACCATATTCCTGCTGAAAAGAAATTTATATTATTGCAAACGCAAATTAAATTTTGGAGGTGTCGGAGACGAGTGGCGGCCAAGAATTTTCAACCGCCGTCATGCCTTCTGGGACGATAAACTTGTCCATGAAGAGTTGACTGCATTGGGCCCTAGTTCATATAAAAAACTACCGGGAAATCTCAAACATTATTCATTTGGGTCGCGATTAGAACATCGAATAAAAATGGACCGATATGCTCAATTTTCAGCCCGCGAAATGTATCAAAAAAATAAAAAAGCCAATTTTCTTAAATTGTATCTCAATCCGACATTTCAATTTCTTAAAAATTACATTATTAAGTTCGGTTTTTTAGATGGTGTGGCTGGTCTCACCTTTGCTTATGAAAATGCAAGATATGTCTATCTCAAGTACAATTACCTTAAAGATCTAGAAAAGAATTGA
- a CDS encoding SPFH domain-containing protein — MEVLTILSVALVALILFTGIVTVNQGTVAVLTMFGKYSRVLRPGLNLKIPILESVYKRISIQNRSVELEFQAVTADQANVYFKSMLLYSVLGNEEETIKNVAFKFISERDFMQALVRTVEGNIRAFVATRKQTEILGLRKDIVDFVKSHVDSILEDWGYHLMDLQINDITFDKAIMESMSRVVASNNLKAAAENEGQALLITKTKAAEAEGNSIKIAATAEREAAMLRGQGVALFREEVAKGMTQAAEQMKQANLDTNVILFSMWTEAVKYFAETSKGNVIFLDGSAQGMEKTMKQIQAMMLNKSMDNE; from the coding sequence ATGGAAGTTCTTACAATACTCTCTGTCGCTTTAGTCGCTCTCATATTGTTCACAGGAATCGTGACGGTCAATCAAGGTACTGTTGCTGTACTCACTATGTTTGGAAAATACTCCAGGGTACTCAGGCCAGGTCTCAATCTAAAAATTCCGATTCTTGAATCTGTTTACAAGCGAATTTCTATTCAAAACAGATCCGTTGAGTTAGAATTTCAAGCTGTAACTGCAGATCAGGCTAATGTCTATTTCAAATCCATGCTATTGTACAGCGTATTGGGAAATGAAGAAGAGACGATTAAAAACGTAGCCTTCAAATTTATCAGCGAGAGAGATTTTATGCAAGCACTTGTACGCACAGTAGAGGGTAACATCAGGGCCTTTGTGGCTACTCGAAAACAAACTGAAATCCTTGGTCTTCGAAAAGATATCGTCGATTTTGTTAAAAGCCATGTTGACTCCATTCTAGAAGACTGGGGTTATCATCTTATGGATTTGCAGATCAATGACATTACCTTTGACAAAGCCATCATGGAATCCATGAGTCGGGTGGTTGCTTCAAATAATCTCAAGGCAGCCGCAGAAAATGAAGGTCAAGCACTTCTCATCACAAAAACCAAAGCAGCTGAAGCTGAAGGAAATTCAATCAAAATTGCAGCAACTGCAGAAAGAGAAGCTGCAATGTTGCGTGGACAAGGTGTTGCATTGTTCCGTGAAGAAGTAGCAAAGGGAATGACTCAAGCTGCAGAACAAATGAAGCAGGCTAACCTTGATACAAATGTGATATTGTTCAGCATGTGGACAGAAGCAGTAAAATATTTTGCAGAAACATCAAAAGGAAATGTCATCTTCTTAGATGGTAGCGCTCAAGGAATGGAAAAAACTATGAAACAAATTCAAGCCATGATGCTCAATAAATCAATGGACAACGAATAA
- a CDS encoding T9SS type A sorting domain-containing protein, which yields MKYLYLTAFMIVALMNTSQAQYIGATVFANAGGFGKSGGYNLDFTFGEIVSELLVNGDINLQQGFQQYKLQHVGVYTNSPELQGVNLYPNPASTQLTLDNQTGETIQVKVLGIDGKVNNQLQYANGTHSVDISSWVAGTYIMQLVKNSEVKTYKIEKY from the coding sequence ATGAAGTATTTATACCTGACTGCATTTATGATTGTAGCACTCATGAACACATCCCAGGCACAGTATATCGGTGCTACTGTTTTTGCTAATGCCGGTGGGTTTGGCAAGTCCGGAGGGTACAATTTGGATTTCACTTTTGGTGAGATCGTTTCAGAATTGTTGGTGAATGGTGACATCAACCTCCAACAGGGTTTTCAACAGTATAAGCTTCAGCATGTAGGCGTTTATACCAATTCACCTGAACTTCAAGGAGTGAATTTATATCCAAATCCAGCTTCTACACAACTCACACTGGACAACCAAACAGGAGAAACAATTCAAGTAAAAGTATTGGGCATTGACGGCAAAGTGAATAATCAGTTACAATATGCAAACGGCACACATAGCGTGGACATCAGTTCTTGGGTTGCGGGAACCTATATTATGCAGCTTGTCAAAAACTCTGAAGTAAAAACTTATAAAATCGAAAAATATTAA
- a CDS encoding low molecular weight phosphotyrosine protein phosphatase codes for MKVLMVCLGNIFLSPMAQGVLEQKLFERGLSWKVDSAGTNGYHDGESPDPRAIKCAATHGIDISNQISRKITPDDFLDADLICVMDDMNYHTVTKLAPPYSRDKVYLLMDFAPDPPFSFVPDPYYDNSFERSYELINLACEALLTKYNGSVKELEV; via the coding sequence ATGAAAGTATTGATGGTTTGCCTTGGCAATATATTCCTATCACCAATGGCTCAGGGTGTGTTAGAACAGAAACTATTCGAACGAGGTTTGAGCTGGAAAGTAGATTCAGCGGGTACAAATGGCTATCATGATGGTGAATCTCCTGATCCGAGAGCAATAAAATGTGCTGCTACTCATGGTATTGATATATCAAATCAGATCAGCAGGAAAATTACTCCTGATGATTTTCTGGATGCTGACCTCATCTGTGTCATGGATGACATGAACTATCATACCGTCACCAAATTAGCTCCCCCATATTCCCGTGATAAAGTTTATTTACTTATGGATTTTGCTCCGGATCCACCTTTTTCTTTTGTACCTGACCCATATTATGACAACAGTTTTGAAAGATCATATGAACTCATCAACCTGGCTTGTGAAGCACTACTTACAAAATACAATGGTTCCGTTAAAGAACTTGAAGTTTAA